In the genome of Streptomyces sp. NBC_00190, one region contains:
- a CDS encoding amino acid permease, giving the protein MTSVQVEQHGRTPGEGTSDDGDGEGYHRALGARQIQMIAIGGAIGTGLFLGAGKAISKAGPSLILAYAIAGLVIFFIMRALGELLMYRPVSGSFSDYAREFLGPFWGYATGWTYWLFWVVTGITEVTAAAKYMSYWTHDSFPQWAYALIFTVILYAANLISVKLFGELEFWFSMVKVTAIVGMILICAGILTIGFSDAAATASVSNLWSDRGFFPNGIGETLMTLQIVMFAFLAVELVGVTAGESKDPEKTLPKAINTVPWRIAVFYVGALIMIMSVIPWSNFKAGESPFVLAFEKMGLGVGAAIVNFVVLTAALSSCNSGMYSTGRMLRDLALNGQGPKVFTKLTKSGTPLVGTTFSAALMLVGVWINYVAPGKAFDYVVSFATISGMWAWIMILVCQIRYRAKADRGELPQSAFRAPGAPWTSWFALLFIGMVIVMMGIDKDSRVSLYCAPLWGLILGVSYLVLKARNPAGAAFTKAS; this is encoded by the coding sequence ATGACCTCTGTGCAGGTCGAGCAGCACGGCAGGACGCCCGGCGAGGGCACTTCGGACGACGGCGACGGCGAGGGTTACCACCGTGCGCTCGGCGCCCGCCAGATCCAGATGATCGCGATCGGCGGAGCCATCGGCACCGGCCTCTTCCTGGGCGCGGGCAAGGCCATCTCCAAGGCCGGACCGAGCCTGATCCTGGCCTACGCCATCGCGGGCCTGGTCATCTTCTTCATCATGCGGGCGCTGGGCGAGCTGCTCATGTACCGCCCCGTCTCCGGTTCCTTCTCGGACTACGCCCGCGAGTTCCTGGGCCCGTTCTGGGGTTACGCGACCGGCTGGACGTACTGGCTGTTCTGGGTGGTCACCGGCATCACCGAGGTCACCGCGGCCGCCAAGTACATGTCGTACTGGACCCACGACAGCTTCCCGCAGTGGGCGTACGCGCTGATCTTCACCGTCATCCTCTACGCCGCCAACCTGATCTCCGTGAAGCTCTTCGGCGAGCTGGAGTTCTGGTTCTCGATGGTCAAGGTCACGGCCATCGTCGGCATGATCCTGATCTGCGCCGGCATCCTCACGATCGGCTTCTCCGACGCCGCCGCCACCGCCTCCGTCTCCAACCTGTGGAGCGACCGCGGCTTCTTCCCCAACGGCATCGGCGAGACGCTGATGACGCTGCAGATCGTGATGTTCGCCTTCCTCGCGGTCGAGCTGGTCGGCGTCACCGCCGGCGAGTCCAAGGACCCCGAGAAGACCCTGCCCAAGGCCATCAACACCGTGCCGTGGCGCATCGCCGTCTTCTACGTCGGCGCGCTCATCATGATCATGTCGGTCATCCCGTGGTCGAACTTCAAGGCGGGCGAGAGCCCCTTCGTGCTGGCCTTCGAGAAGATGGGCCTCGGCGTCGGCGCCGCGATCGTCAACTTCGTCGTCCTGACCGCCGCCCTGTCCTCCTGCAACTCCGGCATGTACTCCACCGGCCGCATGCTGCGCGACCTCGCGCTCAACGGCCAGGGCCCGAAGGTCTTCACCAAGCTCACCAAGAGCGGCACCCCGCTGGTCGGCACCACCTTCTCCGCCGCGCTGATGCTGGTGGGCGTCTGGATCAACTACGTCGCCCCGGGCAAGGCCTTCGACTACGTCGTCTCCTTCGCCACGATCTCCGGCATGTGGGCCTGGATCATGATCCTGGTCTGCCAGATCCGCTACCGCGCCAAGGCCGACCGCGGCGAGCTCCCGCAGTCCGCCTTCCGCGCCCCCGGCGCCCCGTGGACCAGCTGGTTCGCACTGCTCTTCATCGGCATGGTCATCGTGATGATGGGCATCGACAAGGACTCCCGCGTCTCGCTGTACTGCGCCCCGCTGTGGGGTCTGATCCTCGGAGTGTCCTACCTGGTCCTCAAGGCCCGCAACCCGGCCGGAGCGGCCTTCACCAAGGCCTCCTGA
- a CDS encoding nicotinate phosphoribosyltransferase, with the protein MNPADLGLPVDVPSTALFTDHYELTMLQAALANGTADRRSVFEAFTRRLPEGRRYGVVGGTGRVLDAVENFRFDSAVLEFLRERAVVDMRTLDWLSSYRFSGDIWGYPEGEVYFPGSPILRVEGSFAECVLLETVILSILNHDSAIAAAASRMSSAAGDRPLIEMGARRTHELAAVAASRAAYVGGFTSTSDLAAGFRYGIPTVGTSAHAFTLVHDSERDAFTAQVASLGGGTTLLVDTYDVAEAVRTAVEIAGTDLGAVRIDSGDLLLVAHRVRQQLDELGATSTKIVVTSDLDEYAIASLAAAPVDAYGVGTQLVTGSGHPTCSMVYKLVARATSADPKAPLLPVAKRSTGGKTSIGGRKWAARRVDAEGVAEAEVVGTGPVPTALADHQLLTQLVKAGEVVAREPLEAARDRHRTARAALPLSATQLSRGEAVIPTEYA; encoded by the coding sequence ATGAACCCTGCGGACCTGGGCCTGCCGGTGGACGTGCCGTCGACAGCGCTCTTCACGGACCATTACGAGCTCACGATGCTGCAGGCCGCCCTGGCCAACGGCACCGCCGACCGCCGCTCGGTCTTCGAGGCGTTCACCCGGAGGCTGCCCGAGGGGCGCCGGTACGGCGTGGTGGGCGGCACCGGCCGGGTGCTCGACGCGGTGGAGAACTTCCGCTTCGACAGCGCGGTGCTGGAGTTCCTGCGCGAGCGGGCCGTCGTCGACATGCGGACCCTGGACTGGCTGTCCTCGTACCGCTTTTCGGGCGACATCTGGGGCTACCCGGAGGGGGAGGTCTACTTCCCCGGCTCGCCGATCCTGCGGGTGGAGGGCAGCTTCGCCGAGTGCGTGCTGCTGGAGACCGTGATCCTGTCGATCCTGAACCACGACTCGGCGATCGCGGCGGCCGCCTCCCGGATGTCCTCGGCGGCGGGCGACCGCCCGCTGATCGAGATGGGCGCGCGCCGCACGCACGAGCTGGCCGCGGTGGCCGCGTCGCGGGCCGCGTACGTGGGCGGCTTCACCTCCACCTCGGACCTGGCGGCCGGATTCCGGTACGGCATCCCCACGGTCGGCACGAGCGCCCACGCCTTCACGCTGGTGCACGACAGCGAGCGCGACGCGTTCACCGCGCAGGTGGCCTCGCTCGGCGGCGGAACCACGCTGCTGGTGGACACCTACGACGTGGCCGAGGCCGTACGGACGGCCGTGGAGATCGCGGGCACCGACCTCGGCGCGGTGCGCATCGACTCGGGCGACCTGCTGCTGGTGGCCCACCGGGTACGGCAGCAGCTGGACGAGCTGGGCGCGACCTCGACGAAGATCGTGGTCACCTCAGACCTGGACGAGTACGCCATCGCCTCACTGGCGGCGGCGCCGGTGGACGCGTACGGGGTGGGCACGCAGCTGGTGACGGGCAGCGGGCACCCGACGTGCTCGATGGTCTACAAGCTGGTGGCGCGGGCGACGTCGGCGGACCCGAAGGCTCCGCTGCTGCCGGTGGCGAAGAGGTCCACCGGCGGGAAGACCTCGATCGGCGGACGCAAGTGGGCGGCGCGGCGCGTGGACGCGGAGGGCGTCGCGGAGGCCGAGGTCGTCGGGACCGGGCCGGTTCCGACGGCCCTGGCCGACCACCAGCTCCTGACCCAGCTGGTCAAGGCCGGCGAGGTCGTCGCCCGCGAACCGCTGGAGGCCGCGCGCGACCGCCATCGCACCGCCCGCGCGGCCCTGCCGCTCTCGGCGACCCAGCTCTCCCGCGGCGAGGCCGTCATCCCGACGGAGTACGCGTAG
- a CDS encoding RDD family protein, whose amino-acid sequence MSTDQPPPGEPPEEDPFLKKPRGPTPPSGGSPYDSPPPGSGGGSGGGGGGGGYPPPPPPYDAGRDPYGGSGGYGMPDPLAGMPPLADFGKRLAARIIDVVIIAVPLFLIQLAFGPNRYTVETNKGEDVTEVITKSYSGSGLVMTLISIVAYVGYDWWFTKKSGQTVGKKALGLRVAMLNDGSVPQSNAALSRAAVLWLPTLLCCFCLWPIALMISILVDKPYKQGLHDKVARTVVVQTA is encoded by the coding sequence ATGAGTACCGATCAGCCGCCGCCCGGCGAGCCGCCCGAGGAAGACCCGTTCCTCAAGAAGCCCCGGGGACCGACGCCTCCGTCGGGCGGTTCGCCGTACGACTCACCGCCACCCGGCAGCGGGGGCGGCAGCGGAGGCGGGGGCGGAGGTGGCGGATATCCGCCCCCGCCACCCCCGTACGACGCGGGCCGCGACCCGTACGGAGGCAGCGGCGGCTACGGCATGCCCGATCCGCTCGCCGGGATGCCCCCGCTCGCCGACTTCGGCAAGCGGCTCGCCGCCCGCATCATCGACGTGGTGATCATCGCCGTGCCGCTGTTCCTCATCCAGCTGGCCTTCGGCCCGAACCGGTACACCGTCGAGACGAACAAGGGCGAGGACGTCACCGAGGTCATCACCAAGTCCTACAGCGGCAGCGGCCTGGTCATGACGCTGATCTCGATCGTCGCGTACGTCGGCTACGACTGGTGGTTCACCAAGAAGAGCGGGCAGACCGTCGGCAAGAAGGCGCTGGGCCTGCGCGTCGCGATGCTCAACGACGGCAGCGTCCCGCAGTCGAACGCGGCCCTCTCCCGCGCCGCCGTCCTGTGGCTGCCGACGCTGCTCTGCTGCTTCTGCCTCTGGCCGATCGCGCTGATGATCTCCATCCTCGTCGACAAGCCGTACAAGCAGGGCCTGCACGACAAGGTCGCCAGGACCGTGGTCGTCCAGACGGCCTGA
- a CDS encoding M67 family metallopeptidase, which translates to MLTLTQALYDQIVEHARQDHPDEACGVVAGPAGTGRPERFIPMLNAARSPTFYEFDSKDLLKLYRELDDRDEEPVIVYHSHTATEAYPSRTDVTYANEPGAHYVLVSTADKDGLGEFQFRSYRIVDGVITEEEVQVVEAY; encoded by the coding sequence ATGCTGACCCTCACCCAGGCCCTGTACGACCAGATCGTCGAGCACGCCCGCCAGGACCACCCCGACGAGGCGTGCGGTGTCGTGGCCGGCCCGGCGGGCACCGGCCGCCCGGAGCGCTTCATCCCGATGCTCAACGCGGCCCGCTCGCCCACGTTCTACGAGTTCGACTCGAAGGACCTGCTGAAGCTCTACCGCGAGTTGGACGACCGCGACGAGGAGCCGGTGATCGTCTACCACTCGCACACCGCGACCGAGGCCTACCCCTCGCGCACGGACGTCACGTACGCGAACGAGCCCGGCGCCCACTACGTACTCGTCTCCACGGCCGACAAGGACGGTCTCGGGGAGTTCCAGTTCCGCTCGTACCGGATCGTCGACGGTGTGATCACCGAGGAAGAAGTGCAGGTCGTCGAGGCCTACTGA
- a CDS encoding isochorismatase family protein: protein MHRALIVVDVQNDFCEGGSLAVAGGADVAAAITELIGQATPGYRHVVATRDHHVDPGSHFAHPPAEPDYETSWPVHCVAGTEGVGFHPNFAPAVASGSVAAVFDKGAYEAAYSGFEGADENGADLAQWLRDRHVTEVDVVGIATDHCVRATALDAARAGFATRVLLDLTAAVAPHTTERALEELRAAGVTLIGGTAS from the coding sequence ATGCACCGCGCACTGATCGTCGTCGACGTACAGAACGACTTCTGCGAAGGCGGCAGCCTCGCGGTCGCCGGCGGGGCCGACGTCGCCGCCGCCATCACCGAGCTCATCGGGCAGGCCACCCCCGGTTACCGGCACGTCGTCGCCACCCGTGACCACCACGTCGACCCGGGCAGCCACTTCGCGCACCCGCCGGCCGAGCCGGACTACGAGACCTCCTGGCCCGTGCACTGCGTCGCCGGGACCGAGGGCGTCGGGTTCCACCCGAACTTCGCCCCCGCCGTGGCCTCGGGCTCGGTCGCGGCCGTATTCGACAAGGGCGCCTACGAGGCCGCGTACAGCGGGTTCGAGGGGGCCGACGAGAACGGGGCGGACCTCGCCCAGTGGCTGCGGGACCGGCACGTCACCGAGGTGGACGTGGTCGGGATCGCCACGGACCACTGCGTGCGGGCCACCGCCCTGGACGCCGCCCGCGCCGGCTTCGCCACCCGCGTACTGCTCGACTTGACGGCCGCCGTGGCCCCGCACACCACCGAGAGGGCGCTGGAGGAGCTCCGGGCGGCCGGAGTGACCTTGATCGGCGGCACGGCCTCCTAG
- a CDS encoding PLP-dependent cysteine synthase family protein, with amino-acid sequence MRYDSPLAAVGNTPLVRLPRLSPSDDVRIWAKLEDRNPTGSIKDRPALHMVEQAEKDGRLYPGCTILEPTSGNTGISLAMAAKLKGYRIVCVMPENTSQERRDLLAMWGAEIISSPAAGGSNTAVRVAKELAAEHPDWVMLYQYGNPDNAGAHYATTGPEILADLPSITHFVAGLGTTGTLMGVGRYLRENVEGIKIVAAEPRYDDLVYGLRNLDEGFVPELYDASVLTTRFSVGSADAVTRTRELLQLEGIFAGVSTGAALHAAIGVGRKAVAAGETADIVFVVADGGWKYLSTGVYTAATTEEAIEVLQGQLWA; translated from the coding sequence ATGCGATACGACTCCCCGCTGGCCGCGGTCGGCAACACGCCGCTCGTCCGGCTGCCCCGGCTGTCGCCCTCGGACGACGTCCGTATCTGGGCGAAGCTGGAGGACCGCAACCCGACCGGCTCGATCAAGGACCGCCCCGCGCTCCACATGGTCGAGCAGGCCGAGAAGGACGGCCGGCTGTACCCCGGCTGCACCATCCTGGAACCCACCTCGGGCAACACCGGCATCTCCCTGGCGATGGCGGCCAAGCTCAAGGGCTACCGCATCGTCTGCGTGATGCCGGAGAACACCTCGCAGGAGCGCCGGGACCTTCTCGCCATGTGGGGAGCCGAGATCATCTCCTCGCCCGCCGCCGGCGGCTCGAACACCGCGGTACGCGTGGCCAAGGAACTGGCGGCGGAGCACCCCGACTGGGTGATGCTCTACCAGTACGGCAACCCGGACAACGCGGGCGCGCACTACGCGACGACGGGCCCCGAGATCCTGGCGGACCTCCCCTCGATCACCCACTTCGTGGCGGGCCTGGGCACGACCGGCACCCTGATGGGCGTCGGCCGCTACCTGCGCGAGAACGTCGAGGGCATCAAGATCGTCGCCGCCGAACCGCGGTACGACGACCTGGTGTACGGCCTGCGCAACCTGGACGAGGGCTTCGTCCCCGAGCTCTACGACGCCTCCGTCCTGACCACCCGCTTCTCGGTGGGCTCGGCGGACGCGGTCACCCGGACCCGGGAGCTCCTCCAGCTGGAGGGCATCTTCGCCGGAGTCTCCACCGGCGCCGCCCTGCACGCGGCGATCGGCGTCGGCCGCAAGGCGGTGGCCGCCGGCGAAACGGCGGACATCGTCTTCGTCGTGGCCGACGGCGGCTGGAAGTACCTGTCGACCGGCGTCTACACGGCCGCGACGACGGAAGAGGCGATCGAGGTCCTCCAGGGCCAGCTCTGGGCGTAG
- the clpS gene encoding ATP-dependent Clp protease adapter ClpS, translating into MGRVSVAPVEIERTESAEETFAVPEPDVPWVTLVHNDPVNLMSYVAYVFQAYFGYSKDKAHKLMLDVHHKGRAVVSSGSREEMERDVQAMHGYGLWATLSQDRN; encoded by the coding sequence ATGGGACGAGTGAGTGTTGCTCCTGTAGAGATCGAACGCACCGAATCGGCCGAAGAGACCTTCGCGGTCCCCGAACCCGACGTCCCCTGGGTGACCCTGGTGCACAACGACCCGGTCAACCTCATGAGCTATGTGGCGTACGTGTTCCAGGCGTACTTCGGCTATTCCAAGGACAAGGCGCACAAACTGATGCTCGACGTCCACCACAAGGGGCGGGCGGTCGTGTCCAGCGGCAGCCGCGAGGAAATGGAGCGCGACGTGCAGGCGATGCACGGCTACGGCCTGTGGGCGACCCTCTCCCAGGACCGCAACTGA
- a CDS encoding DUF488 domain-containing protein, whose amino-acid sequence MIRLRRVYDPLEPEEDGVRVLVDRLWPRGLSKAAAGVDEWPRAVAPSSELRKWFHGGGSAGEFRRRYEAELASADAVAELDRLRALAAAGPVTLLTAVKDPESSHAAVLAEVLRG is encoded by the coding sequence GTGATCCGTTTGCGGCGTGTGTACGACCCGCTGGAGCCCGAGGAGGACGGTGTCCGGGTGCTCGTGGACCGGCTGTGGCCGCGGGGCCTTTCGAAGGCGGCGGCGGGGGTGGACGAGTGGCCGCGGGCCGTTGCCCCGTCGAGCGAGCTGCGGAAGTGGTTCCACGGGGGCGGCTCCGCCGGTGAGTTCCGGCGGCGGTACGAGGCGGAACTGGCCTCCGCCGACGCGGTGGCGGAGCTGGACCGGTTGCGTGCGCTGGCCGCGGCGGGGCCGGTCACGCTCCTGACCGCCGTCAAGGATCCGGAGTCGAGCCACGCGGCGGTGCTCGCGGAAGTGCTGCGCGGCTAA
- a CDS encoding MoaD/ThiS family protein → MAIEVRIPTILRTYTDGEKAVTGEGANLDELFTDLETRHKGIRERIVDESKGGELRRFVNVYLNDEDVRFLAGITTELTDGDSVTILPAVAGGSK, encoded by the coding sequence ATGGCCATCGAGGTCCGCATCCCCACCATCCTCCGCACCTACACCGACGGCGAGAAGGCCGTGACCGGTGAGGGCGCGAACCTGGACGAACTGTTCACGGACCTGGAGACCCGCCACAAGGGCATCCGCGAGCGCATCGTCGACGAGTCGAAGGGCGGCGAGCTGCGCCGCTTCGTGAACGTCTACCTCAACGACGAGGACGTCCGCTTCCTCGCCGGCATCACCACCGAACTCACGGACGGCGACAGCGTCACCATCCTCCCGGCCGTCGCCGGCGGATCGAAGTAA
- a CDS encoding putative leader peptide, whose protein sequence is MVPQDVSIETPGRLLLVARLHVDLCRLASAICPAS, encoded by the coding sequence ATGGTTCCCCAAGACGTGAGCATCGAGACGCCCGGCAGGCTGCTGCTCGTGGCGCGGCTGCACGTCGACCTGTGCCGCCTCGCCAGCGCCATCTGTCCTGCCTCCTGA
- a CDS encoding immune inhibitor A domain-containing protein yields MAACATSATFFTVTAAQANPGAAAVPAADRQDPTAPAKVVEHDLKGPFSEQQAQQRKAALEQVLSGKKDVEQRGASKVVKLDDKKYVELGREKTDKIFTILVEFGDQVDNTTTFDPDGPGPKPAVPKYGGTPGPLHNTIAQPDRANNNSTAWRKDFSRDYFQDLYFGTGEGKDSLKTYYEKTSSGRYSVEGEVADWVKVPYNEGRYGSNYCGQTNCSNVWDTVKDGVTAWTAAQKKAGKTDAEIKATLAQYDQWDRNDFDGDGNFNEPDGYIDHFQIVHAGEDESAGGGVQGTTALWAHRWYAYGTDVGKTGPANNKAGGTQIGDTGIWVGDYTMQPENGGLGVFAHEYGHDLGLPDLYDTSGGGENSVGFWSLMSAGSWLGSGKDSIGDLPGDMTAWDKLQLGWLNYDKAKAATKSTHKLGVSEYNTKDKQALVVELPKKQVKTDVVAPAEGSSQWWSNMGDDLKNTLTRSVDLTGKTSAALSLKGWWDIEADYDFLYTEVSTDGGATWTALAGTADGTAIPADASGSPSLTGVSGAWKSLNFPLDAYAGKKVDLRFRYQTDGGAGGKGFTADAVTLTADGSALFTDGAENGDNGWTGKGFSRIGAGFTKEYAQYYLAENRRYVSYDKTLQVGPYNFGFGNTKPGWVEHYPYQDGLLIWQWDTSQKDNNTSQHPGQGLILPIDANAKPMKWADGTLLRNKIQPYDAAFSAYSTDAFTLHKNGEALFLKPKPAQLVFDDHKGKYYYDENPTGSVKVTDTNTKIKILKETYDGEVMTVEVGSSSK; encoded by the coding sequence ATGGCCGCCTGTGCGACCAGCGCCACCTTCTTCACCGTCACCGCGGCCCAGGCCAATCCCGGTGCCGCCGCAGTGCCCGCGGCCGACCGGCAGGACCCGACCGCTCCTGCCAAGGTCGTCGAGCATGACCTGAAGGGCCCGTTCAGCGAGCAGCAGGCGCAGCAGCGCAAGGCCGCCCTGGAGCAGGTGCTGAGCGGCAAGAAGGACGTCGAGCAGCGCGGCGCCTCCAAGGTCGTCAAGCTCGACGACAAGAAGTACGTCGAGCTCGGCCGCGAGAAGACCGACAAGATCTTCACGATCCTCGTCGAGTTCGGCGACCAGGTCGACAACACGACCACGTTCGACCCGGACGGCCCCGGCCCGAAGCCGGCGGTCCCGAAGTACGGCGGCACCCCCGGTCCGCTGCACAACACGATCGCGCAGCCCGACCGCGCGAACAACAACAGCACCGCCTGGCGCAAGGACTTCAGCCGCGACTACTTCCAGGACCTGTACTTCGGTACCGGTGAGGGCAAGGACTCGCTGAAGACCTACTACGAGAAGACCTCCTCGGGCCGTTACTCGGTCGAGGGCGAGGTCGCCGACTGGGTCAAGGTCCCGTACAACGAGGGCCGTTACGGCTCGAACTACTGCGGCCAGACCAACTGCTCCAACGTGTGGGACACCGTCAAGGACGGCGTCACCGCGTGGACCGCGGCCCAGAAGAAGGCCGGCAAGACCGACGCCGAGATCAAGGCCACGCTGGCCCAGTACGACCAGTGGGACCGCAACGACTTCGACGGCGACGGCAACTTCAACGAGCCCGACGGCTACATCGACCACTTCCAGATCGTCCACGCGGGCGAGGACGAGTCGGCCGGCGGCGGCGTGCAGGGCACGACCGCGCTGTGGGCGCACCGCTGGTACGCCTACGGCACCGACGTGGGCAAGACCGGCCCGGCGAACAACAAGGCCGGCGGCACCCAGATCGGCGACACCGGCATCTGGGTCGGCGACTACACGATGCAGCCGGAGAACGGCGGCCTCGGCGTCTTCGCGCACGAGTACGGCCACGACCTCGGTCTGCCGGACCTCTACGACACCTCCGGTGGCGGCGAGAACTCGGTCGGCTTCTGGTCCCTGATGTCGGCCGGCTCCTGGCTCGGCTCCGGCAAGGACTCCATAGGCGACCTCCCGGGCGACATGACCGCCTGGGACAAGCTCCAGCTGGGCTGGCTGAACTACGACAAGGCCAAGGCCGCGACGAAGTCCACCCACAAGCTGGGCGTTTCGGAGTACAACACCAAGGACAAGCAGGCGCTGGTCGTCGAGCTGCCGAAGAAGCAGGTCAAGACCGACGTCGTCGCTCCCGCCGAGGGCTCCTCGCAGTGGTGGAGCAACATGGGTGACGACCTCAAGAACACCCTCACCCGGTCGGTCGACCTGACGGGCAAGACGTCCGCCGCGCTGTCCCTCAAGGGCTGGTGGGACATCGAGGCCGACTACGACTTCCTCTACACCGAGGTGTCCACGGACGGCGGCGCCACCTGGACCGCCCTCGCCGGCACCGCCGACGGCACGGCCATCCCGGCCGACGCCTCCGGCAGCCCGTCGCTCACCGGTGTCTCCGGCGCCTGGAAGTCGCTGAACTTCCCGCTCGACGCCTACGCGGGCAAGAAGGTCGACCTCCGCTTCCGCTACCAGACGGACGGCGGCGCGGGCGGCAAGGGCTTCACGGCCGACGCCGTCACCCTGACCGCGGACGGCTCCGCGCTGTTCACCGACGGCGCCGAGAACGGCGACAACGGCTGGACCGGCAAGGGCTTCTCGCGCATCGGCGCCGGCTTCACCAAGGAGTACGCGCAGTACTACCTGGCCGAGAACCGTCGCTACGTCTCGTACGACAAGACCCTCCAGGTCGGCCCGTACAACTTCGGCTTCGGCAACACCAAGCCGGGCTGGGTCGAGCACTACCCGTACCAGGACGGCCTGCTCATCTGGCAGTGGGACACCTCCCAGAAGGACAACAACACCAGCCAGCACCCGGGCCAGGGTCTGATCCTTCCGATCGACGCCAACGCCAAGCCCATGAAGTGGGCGGACGGCACCCTGCTGCGGAACAAGATCCAGCCGTACGACGCCGCGTTCAGCGCGTACTCGACGGACGCGTTCACCCTGCACAAGAACGGTGAGGCGCTGTTCCTGAAGCCGAAGCCCGCCCAGCTGGTCTTCGACGACCACAAGGGCAAGTACTACTACGACGAGAACCCGACCGGATCGGTGAAGGTCACTGACACCAACACCAAGATCAAGATCCTGAAGGAGACCTACGACGGTGAGGTCATGACCGTCGAGGTTGGCTCCTCCTCGAAGTAA
- a CDS encoding DUF2017 domain-containing protein, with protein MGGTFQPLKGGGAAVALEEIEISILRSLAVQLLELIGPGEPEPAADADPLAALFAADGPTEPPSDPALARLFPDAYGGPGAEPAQDPDELRARSAEFRRFTENDLRTRKREDALAVVRSLDALTPAGDGVAVLELTGELPLRWLGALNDLRLTLAARLDVTEDDESESLFRLPDDDPRKPMVMAYLWLGGLQETLVETLAESL; from the coding sequence ATGGGCGGCACGTTCCAGCCCCTCAAGGGCGGTGGCGCCGCCGTGGCGCTGGAGGAGATCGAGATCTCCATCCTGCGGTCCCTGGCGGTCCAGCTGCTCGAGCTGATCGGACCGGGCGAGCCGGAGCCCGCCGCGGACGCCGACCCGCTGGCCGCGCTGTTCGCCGCCGACGGCCCGACCGAGCCCCCGTCCGACCCGGCGCTGGCCCGGCTCTTCCCCGACGCGTACGGGGGGCCGGGCGCGGAGCCCGCGCAGGACCCCGATGAGCTGCGCGCCCGGTCGGCGGAGTTCCGCCGGTTCACCGAGAACGACCTGCGCACCCGCAAGCGGGAGGACGCGCTGGCGGTCGTGCGCAGCCTGGACGCGCTCACCCCGGCCGGTGACGGGGTGGCGGTCCTGGAGCTGACCGGGGAGCTGCCGCTGCGCTGGCTCGGCGCCCTCAACGACCTGCGGCTGACCCTCGCGGCCCGCCTCGACGTCACCGAGGACGACGAGAGCGAGTCGCTCTTCCGGCTTCCGGACGACGATCCGCGCAAGCCGATGGTGATGGCGTACCTCTGGCTCGGCGGTCTCCAGGAGACCCTCGTCGAGACGCTCGCCGAGAGCCTCTGA